A part of Nocardioides sp. WS12 genomic DNA contains:
- a CDS encoding ABC transporter ATP-binding protein: protein MTTPILEFRGVTAGYAGSIILQDLSFAIAPGETVGLVGRNGAGKTTTLMSVYGVPTVTGEILVDGEAVGRKAHVPTARGVSLVPQGKRIFGNLTVEENILLGQASGRPTTWTLPDLYELFPNLARGKKRPGTSLSGGEQQMLAIARALMAGPSLLMLDEPTEGLAPVIIDAIVEALKEIRSRGTALLLVEQHIGMIQKVADRYIALRKGRLAGEGPVSQLSDRAVQELIAL from the coding sequence ATGACGACGCCGATCCTTGAGTTCCGCGGCGTGACCGCCGGCTACGCCGGGTCGATCATCCTGCAGGACCTCTCCTTCGCCATTGCCCCGGGAGAGACCGTGGGCCTGGTCGGTCGCAACGGCGCCGGCAAGACCACCACCCTGATGTCGGTGTACGGCGTTCCGACGGTCACGGGGGAGATCCTCGTCGACGGTGAGGCGGTCGGTCGCAAGGCCCACGTCCCTACCGCCCGTGGGGTTTCCCTTGTGCCGCAGGGGAAGCGGATCTTTGGGAACCTCACCGTGGAGGAGAACATCCTGCTGGGCCAGGCATCGGGCCGCCCCACCACGTGGACGCTCCCCGACCTCTACGAGCTGTTCCCGAACCTGGCGCGCGGCAAGAAGCGACCGGGCACGTCGCTGTCCGGCGGTGAGCAGCAGATGCTCGCCATCGCCCGCGCGCTGATGGCCGGTCCGTCGTTGCTGATGCTCGACGAGCCGACCGAAGGATTGGCTCCGGTGATCATCGACGCCATCGTCGAGGCGTTGAAGGAGATCCGGTCCCGCGGCACCGCTCTCCTCCTGGTGGAGCAGCACATCGGGATGATCCAGAAGGTGGCCGACCGCTACATCGCGCTGCGCAAGGGTCGGCTCGCGGGCGAAGGCCCGGTGTCCCAGCTCAGTGACCGCGCTGTGCAGGAACTGATCGCGCTCTGA